One Idiomarina loihiensis L2TR genomic window carries:
- a CDS encoding efflux RND transporter periplasmic adaptor subunit produces the protein MKFKKRAFIPPLIIVGAIVLSILASMSAEPPKQKERSKPAAMVEVLEVSPRDMTFIVDSQGTVKPKHSTTLVAEVTGQIVDVAANYHAGGFFKKGDMLVQVDPSDYEVAVQQARANLLQAQSELEQEKARARVAEEEWSAFKEGKAPELGLRKPQLASAIAAVESAEANLAKAERDLERTTIKAPYDSVLRSKEANLGQFVSTGSQIALVFDTRTAEVRLPLSDLDMTYILDPALAEEAPRVQLESMVSGESATWQGRLVRTEGVLDENSRVIYGVVEVSDPYNLGEETHPIPLRYGRFVQAKVEGTVAQGVMEIPTYALNPDGSVWIVPESRELEKRDVEVVRTQGNTSLISSGLESGDKVVLTQLKNALPGMKVRLPGDPLPEQMETTAKTDENGEKKAEDSENVGG, from the coding sequence ATGAAATTTAAAAAACGAGCCTTTATTCCGCCGTTAATTATTGTTGGAGCTATCGTTTTATCGATACTTGCAAGCATGTCTGCGGAGCCGCCAAAACAAAAAGAGCGAAGTAAGCCTGCTGCGATGGTTGAAGTTCTGGAAGTCAGCCCTCGTGACATGACGTTTATTGTTGATTCTCAGGGCACGGTAAAACCAAAGCATTCCACTACTCTGGTTGCAGAAGTGACCGGGCAAATTGTTGATGTCGCTGCGAATTACCATGCCGGTGGTTTCTTCAAAAAAGGCGATATGCTGGTTCAGGTCGATCCGTCTGACTATGAAGTTGCGGTCCAACAGGCCCGGGCTAACTTGTTGCAGGCCCAGTCCGAGTTAGAACAAGAGAAAGCACGTGCCCGCGTTGCTGAAGAAGAATGGTCGGCCTTCAAAGAAGGGAAAGCACCTGAACTGGGCTTGCGCAAACCGCAGCTTGCCAGTGCCATTGCCGCGGTAGAGTCAGCCGAAGCGAACCTGGCTAAAGCCGAGCGTGATTTAGAGCGAACCACCATAAAAGCGCCTTACGATAGCGTACTTCGTAGTAAAGAAGCCAATTTGGGGCAGTTTGTTTCAACGGGTAGCCAGATAGCCTTGGTATTTGATACCCGTACGGCAGAAGTTCGGTTGCCATTAAGTGACCTTGATATGACTTATATTCTAGATCCGGCTCTTGCTGAAGAAGCGCCCCGAGTGCAGTTAGAATCTATGGTTTCCGGTGAGTCGGCAACCTGGCAGGGACGTCTGGTTCGGACAGAAGGCGTTTTAGATGAAAACAGCCGGGTTATCTATGGTGTTGTAGAAGTTTCTGACCCTTACAACCTGGGTGAAGAGACACATCCTATTCCTTTGCGCTATGGGCGTTTCGTGCAGGCTAAAGTTGAGGGCACTGTGGCTCAGGGAGTTATGGAAATTCCTACCTATGCACTGAATCCTGATGGGTCTGTCTGGATTGTTCCTGAGAGTCGCGAGCTGGAAAAACGTGATGTTGAGGTTGTGCGAACTCAGGGCAATACAAGCCTTATAAGCTCCGGACTGGAAAGTGGAGATAAAGTGGTGCTGACGCAGCTGAAGAATGCGTTACCGGGTATGAAGGTACGTTTGCCCGGCGATCCACTGCCAGAGCAAATGGAAACAACGGCTAAAACAGATGAAAACGGTGAGAAAAAAGCCGAAGACTCTGAAAATGTAGGCGGGTAA
- a CDS encoding monovalent cation:proton antiporter family protein — MNGTFSSLLLLLAVAVILVWLFRRVKLPAILAYLVAGIIAGPDVMGWIADPDDYHLVAELGIVLLLFSLGLEFSLPKMIAMRRWVFGLGAAQVLGSLLIFLLIGFIWLDEWAASLAIAGALALSSTAVVIKQLKESAQTSTRRGQMSVAILLFQDIAVVPLLIIIPLLASDNGNIGYTLLLALAKGAAVIAVLMTIGKWVLPYLFKEIAKQRTDELFVLATLLVALVAGGMTHVFGLSMALGAFLAGMMLGESQYKHQLEADIRPFRDILMGLFFTTIGMQLQLYGFVQNFHWILLALIVMAVIKIALISSVARFMGERDEDAWGSGISLFQMGEFGFVIVALASSHGLLSKEIVTSMIGIGVLSMAITPIVIHRLKPLVNLVVRHPDPLVDIEQQRTTGSEGLENQVLICGFGRVGQTMSRFLDAEGITHIAVDNDPMRVQEAVAGGARVYFGDSARKDILRAVGAESVDLIIISFADDLRALEVLKELRQLNPDAYIIVRSRDDTRLTQLQEAGASQVVPDTLEASLMLISHVLSRSGIPIRRILARLDKERRNHYGEMHGFFQGDETEITPELADKLEFLRALTLPEGAWATGKRIDELDWEKHQVQLKALRRDDEEIQEPDGDTELQPQDVVLLVGKPRYVEAAERWLLEG; from the coding sequence ATGAACGGTACATTTTCCAGCCTTCTGCTTTTATTAGCGGTTGCCGTTATTCTTGTCTGGCTCTTCAGAAGGGTGAAATTGCCGGCAATTTTAGCCTACCTGGTTGCCGGTATTATTGCCGGCCCCGACGTTATGGGCTGGATAGCTGACCCGGATGATTATCATCTGGTTGCTGAGCTGGGTATTGTCTTGCTCCTGTTTTCGCTGGGGCTTGAATTCTCTTTACCTAAGATGATCGCCATGCGGCGATGGGTATTCGGGTTAGGCGCGGCTCAGGTTCTTGGTTCCTTGTTAATCTTTTTGCTTATCGGCTTTATCTGGCTGGATGAATGGGCTGCATCTTTGGCTATTGCCGGAGCGCTGGCCTTGTCCTCTACTGCGGTTGTTATCAAGCAACTAAAGGAAAGCGCACAGACGTCAACCCGTCGCGGGCAGATGAGTGTCGCCATTTTGCTATTCCAGGATATAGCGGTGGTGCCACTGCTAATTATTATTCCTTTGCTGGCCTCCGATAACGGTAATATTGGCTACACCTTATTACTGGCTCTGGCGAAAGGTGCCGCCGTTATTGCTGTACTAATGACAATAGGAAAATGGGTCTTACCCTATTTATTCAAAGAAATAGCCAAGCAAAGAACCGATGAGCTGTTTGTTCTGGCGACGCTTCTGGTCGCACTGGTTGCCGGTGGTATGACTCATGTTTTTGGTCTTTCTATGGCGTTAGGTGCTTTTTTAGCCGGAATGATGCTAGGGGAAAGCCAGTATAAACATCAGCTGGAAGCCGATATTCGCCCGTTTCGCGATATTTTAATGGGCTTGTTCTTTACGACCATAGGCATGCAGCTTCAGCTTTATGGGTTTGTCCAGAATTTTCATTGGATACTCCTCGCTTTAATTGTAATGGCCGTGATTAAAATTGCGTTAATTAGCTCAGTAGCACGTTTTATGGGCGAGCGGGATGAGGATGCCTGGGGCAGTGGTATTTCACTATTTCAAATGGGGGAGTTTGGCTTTGTAATTGTCGCCTTGGCTAGCAGCCATGGATTACTGAGCAAAGAGATTGTCACCAGTATGATAGGTATTGGTGTATTGAGTATGGCGATAACACCTATTGTTATCCACCGTTTGAAACCTTTAGTGAATCTGGTTGTTCGCCACCCTGATCCTCTGGTCGATATTGAACAGCAACGAACAACCGGTAGTGAAGGGCTGGAGAACCAGGTACTGATTTGCGGCTTTGGACGGGTTGGGCAAACCATGAGTCGATTTTTAGACGCAGAGGGAATTACTCATATAGCTGTCGATAATGACCCCATGCGAGTTCAGGAAGCCGTTGCCGGTGGTGCCCGGGTCTACTTTGGTGACAGTGCCAGAAAAGATATTTTACGTGCGGTAGGAGCCGAGAGTGTCGATCTGATTATTATCAGTTTCGCCGATGACCTGCGCGCTCTCGAAGTACTAAAAGAGCTTCGCCAGTTAAACCCCGATGCCTACATTATTGTACGGAGTCGTGACGATACAAGACTGACTCAGTTACAGGAAGCCGGAGCGTCTCAGGTGGTTCCAGACACACTGGAAGCGAGCTTAATGCTGATTTCTCATGTGCTCAGCCGCAGTGGTATTCCAATACGCCGTATTCTTGCGCGGCTGGATAAAGAAAGACGCAACCATTACGGTGAAATGCATGGCTTCTTTCAAGGGGATGAAACTGAGATTACGCCAGAACTTGCTGACAAACTTGAGTTTTTACGTGCTTTAACCTTACCTGAAGGTGCCTGGGCGACGGGCAAACGCATTGATGAATTAGACTGGGAAAAACATCAGGTACAGTTAAAAGCTTTAAGGCGTGACGACGAGGAAATTCAGGAGCCCGATGGTGATACCGAGTTACAACCGCAGGACGTGGTCTTGCTGGTGGGTAAACCGCGTTATGTTGAGGCCGCGGAACGTTGGTTACTGGAAGGCTGA
- a CDS encoding GGDEF domain-containing protein, which yields MLNRAVAKTESKATENKTQAIISQLTSSADLQSKSTPLTERLQTSLDLHQVLSIYADYMVQRLPVSALQFISDDQIINLIGDYESLESEYSVMLYADKEYLGQMVYQFKRQPSYVNKVRLEQMHRQLTFPLRNAMHFSRLRKVAIRDHLTGLGNRALLDETLEHISARLKRDNKQSHIVMLLDMDGFKNVNDRHGHQQGDEVLKLFGNLLQQQLRDTDRVFRYGGDEFVLILENTRPAQAEDVFRRIRDALDNDISLATFNIGVSAGSLVMESFHSPQDIIDEADRRLYAAKVAGKNQHLS from the coding sequence ATGCTAAACAGAGCTGTAGCAAAAACTGAGAGTAAGGCAACTGAGAACAAAACTCAGGCAATTATCAGTCAATTAACCTCATCGGCTGACTTGCAAAGCAAATCAACCCCGTTAACTGAACGGTTGCAGACATCTCTCGATTTGCATCAGGTATTATCTATTTACGCAGATTACATGGTTCAGCGTTTACCGGTAAGTGCCCTGCAATTTATCTCTGATGACCAAATTATTAATTTAATTGGTGACTACGAAAGCCTTGAGAGCGAATACTCGGTAATGCTTTATGCCGATAAAGAATACTTAGGACAAATGGTTTACCAATTCAAACGTCAACCATCCTATGTGAATAAAGTGCGCCTGGAGCAAATGCACCGACAGCTGACTTTCCCTTTGCGTAACGCTATGCATTTCTCACGTTTAAGAAAAGTTGCAATACGAGACCATTTAACCGGCCTTGGCAACAGAGCCTTACTGGACGAAACGCTTGAGCACATCAGTGCCCGTTTAAAGCGCGATAACAAACAGTCTCATATTGTCATGTTATTGGATATGGATGGATTTAAAAACGTCAACGACCGTCATGGGCACCAACAAGGCGATGAAGTACTGAAGCTGTTCGGCAATTTATTGCAACAGCAATTGCGCGATACGGATCGGGTATTTCGCTATGGTGGCGATGAATTCGTATTAATACTGGAAAACACGCGACCAGCACAAGCGGAGGACGTTTTTCGGCGTATTCGGGATGCGCTCGATAACGATATTAGTCTTGCCACTTTCAATATTGGCGTTAGCGCCGGTAGCCTGGTTATGGAAAGTTTTCATAGCCCCCAGGATATTATTGATGAAGCCGACAGACGCCTTTACGCCGCTAAAGTTGCCGGTAAGAATCAGCACCTGAGCTAA
- a CDS encoding DUF599 domain-containing protein, with product MLLSLLDLAALLFFFFCWIGYSLFARKRARTTHCLSSILCSLRIDWFTTVMHKENQVADASLIGNVERTVTFFASSTILVLAGVITVLAHADEVVLVLNEIPMSPDTSSILVQFKLSVLAIIFIYAFFKFTWSIRQFGFVSVLLGASVEYHQGNKPEEERRRFAMHAAKVLDQSGHEYNKGLRTYYFALAYLSWFLHPVILIASSAVVVAVLYRREYRSRVLRELLATKGYVPGKK from the coding sequence ATGTTGCTGTCGCTTCTTGATCTTGCCGCATTGCTATTTTTCTTTTTCTGCTGGATAGGCTATTCATTGTTTGCCCGCAAACGAGCCCGAACCACGCATTGTTTGTCGAGTATTCTGTGCTCGTTAAGAATTGACTGGTTTACCACTGTCATGCACAAAGAAAATCAAGTTGCTGACGCGTCACTTATTGGCAATGTCGAGAGAACTGTCACCTTTTTCGCCTCCTCTACCATTTTAGTTCTGGCTGGTGTTATTACGGTCTTAGCGCATGCCGATGAAGTGGTGTTAGTGCTAAATGAAATTCCGATGAGTCCAGATACCAGTTCTATTTTGGTGCAGTTCAAGCTGTCGGTGTTAGCCATTATCTTTATCTACGCCTTTTTTAAGTTTACCTGGTCTATTCGTCAGTTCGGTTTTGTGTCTGTTCTTCTGGGAGCTTCTGTTGAGTATCATCAGGGCAATAAACCAGAAGAAGAGCGTCGGCGTTTTGCTATGCACGCGGCAAAAGTACTGGATCAGTCCGGACATGAGTACAATAAGGGTCTGCGTACATATTATTTTGCTTTGGCATATTTATCCTGGTTTCTGCATCCCGTCATCTTAATTGCTTCAAGCGCTGTGGTCGTCGCCGTGCTTTATCGTCGTGAATATCGTTCACGGGTGTTACGTGAATTGTTGGCAACGAAAGGCTATGTGCCGGGAAAAAAATAA
- a CDS encoding efflux RND transporter permease subunit codes for MTTEKQTGLIAWFARNSVAANLLMIIILVAGALSVFTVRKQMFPEIELNIISIQVPFPGAAPQEVEQGVIMLIEDAIEDVDGIEEMTSQSREGGGSVTLEVEPDYDVQVVMDEVKMLVDAIPNFPQQIEKPNIYRVRPQRQVIWMSVYGDLDERSRKELAKEVRDELKTVGGITKVDVVGDRDYEISVEISQQDLERYGLTFSQIVDAVRGTSIDVAGGSIKTPNGDILLRANNQAYVGGEFEKIVLLSRADGTRLTLGDIAKVEDGFIEEESYTRFDGKPATFVRVQSVGDQNDLKIAEYVRGYTERKNEELPDGVQVAQWGDSSYYLQGRLDLMMNNMWMGGLLVFLMLSLFLQLRLAFWVMIGIPVCFLGTIALMPLPMFDISINMISLFGFILVLGIVVDDAIVIGESAYTEIEENGKSIDNVIAGAKRVAMPATFGVLTTMVAFVPMLTVEGGMGAIWESIAWVVILCLAFSLVESKLILPAHIANMKYSKQKGEKANAFQRFRNKFANAIKSFVDNYYRPFLKKCLHYRYTTLATFVGMLILMVGLMSGGIVRWVFFPDIPSDFIQANVEMQPGTSETRTIEVLNSVEKSLNDVNSRIKENDGEAVVRHTNIWMDGNTAGTVFVELKKGEDRQIDGFEIVNQWREAVPELAGVRALNFQGSMSGGSGFDIEFQLVGENLDELKAAADELKLELADYDGVFDIEDTFGDGKEEILLQTKPLATAMGINLAELATQVRYAFYGAEAQRIQRGDEEIKVMVRYPRDQRESVGNLQDMKLRAADGSEIPFTELADIEFAEGYSTITRIDRQRSVNVRARADKDKVEPFRVVNEVREQKIQPILDKYPSVNFQLQGATQDEAEATGSLALGGFLAMFAVYALMAIPLKSYSQPLIIMSVIPFGIIGAIIGHWVIGMPVSILSLFGIIALAGVVVNDSLVMVDYVNRAREMGTDLRKAVLDAGCRRFRAITLTSLTTFFGLLPIVLEKSLQAKIVIPMAISLAFGIIFATVITLLLIPCLYLILADTKRGMRTMLSWYGLATPPEPKDMSTKEALEHY; via the coding sequence ATGACGACTGAAAAACAAACCGGTCTGATTGCGTGGTTTGCACGCAACTCGGTAGCCGCAAATTTATTGATGATCATTATTCTGGTTGCAGGCGCACTGTCAGTATTTACTGTGCGCAAGCAAATGTTTCCTGAAATTGAACTGAATATTATCAGTATCCAGGTACCTTTCCCCGGTGCTGCACCACAGGAAGTGGAGCAGGGCGTTATTATGCTGATAGAAGATGCCATTGAGGATGTTGATGGTATCGAAGAGATGACCTCTCAGTCGCGGGAAGGCGGCGGTAGTGTCACCTTGGAAGTTGAACCTGACTATGACGTGCAAGTTGTCATGGACGAGGTGAAAATGCTGGTAGATGCCATTCCTAACTTCCCTCAGCAAATCGAGAAGCCGAATATCTATCGGGTAAGACCACAGCGACAAGTTATCTGGATGTCGGTTTATGGCGACCTGGATGAGCGCTCCCGTAAAGAGCTGGCGAAGGAAGTCAGAGATGAGCTCAAGACTGTCGGCGGCATAACCAAAGTTGATGTGGTTGGTGACCGTGATTATGAAATTTCGGTTGAGATTTCTCAGCAGGATCTTGAACGCTACGGACTGACCTTCTCACAAATTGTTGACGCGGTTCGCGGAACCTCAATTGATGTTGCTGGTGGTTCAATAAAAACCCCTAACGGTGACATTTTACTGCGTGCCAATAACCAGGCTTACGTTGGCGGTGAGTTTGAGAAAATTGTTTTATTAAGCCGTGCTGACGGTACGCGTTTAACTCTGGGTGATATAGCCAAAGTAGAAGACGGTTTTATTGAAGAAGAGTCGTATACCCGCTTTGACGGTAAACCGGCAACTTTTGTCCGCGTACAGTCAGTGGGCGATCAGAACGATCTTAAAATAGCAGAGTACGTCCGGGGCTATACGGAAAGAAAAAATGAAGAGCTGCCCGACGGCGTTCAGGTAGCACAGTGGGGCGATTCGTCTTATTATCTGCAAGGCCGCTTAGACTTAATGATGAACAACATGTGGATGGGCGGGCTGTTGGTCTTCCTTATGTTGTCGTTATTCTTACAACTGCGTTTGGCGTTCTGGGTCATGATAGGCATTCCGGTGTGCTTTTTAGGCACCATTGCGTTAATGCCACTGCCGATGTTTGATATCTCAATTAATATGATATCGCTGTTCGGCTTTATACTCGTGTTAGGGATAGTGGTGGATGACGCGATAGTCATAGGAGAAAGTGCTTATACTGAAATAGAGGAAAACGGTAAAAGTATCGATAACGTTATTGCCGGAGCTAAGCGTGTGGCAATGCCGGCCACCTTTGGCGTACTAACAACTATGGTTGCCTTTGTGCCCATGTTGACGGTTGAAGGAGGTATGGGTGCTATCTGGGAGTCTATTGCCTGGGTCGTTATTCTTTGTTTGGCCTTTTCCTTAGTGGAGTCAAAACTCATATTGCCAGCGCACATCGCTAATATGAAGTATTCCAAACAGAAAGGTGAAAAAGCCAACGCTTTCCAACGTTTTCGCAATAAATTCGCGAATGCAATTAAGTCTTTCGTAGATAATTACTATCGACCGTTCCTCAAAAAATGTCTGCACTACCGTTATACAACGTTAGCAACCTTTGTCGGTATGCTGATTCTGATGGTCGGTCTTATGAGTGGCGGTATTGTACGTTGGGTTTTCTTCCCGGATATTCCTAGCGATTTTATTCAGGCGAATGTGGAGATGCAGCCCGGCACCTCAGAAACTCGCACCATTGAAGTCCTGAACAGCGTGGAAAAGTCACTCAACGACGTGAACAGTCGGATTAAAGAAAACGACGGTGAAGCCGTTGTCCGTCATACCAATATCTGGATGGATGGCAATACTGCCGGTACGGTATTTGTAGAACTGAAAAAAGGTGAAGACCGCCAGATAGACGGGTTTGAAATTGTGAACCAATGGCGTGAAGCTGTTCCCGAACTGGCTGGAGTGCGAGCCCTTAATTTCCAGGGAAGCATGAGTGGCGGTAGTGGCTTTGATATTGAGTTTCAGTTAGTCGGTGAAAACCTGGATGAACTGAAAGCCGCAGCTGATGAGCTTAAGCTGGAACTTGCCGACTATGACGGGGTATTTGATATTGAAGATACCTTTGGCGACGGTAAAGAAGAAATTCTTCTGCAGACCAAACCGTTAGCGACTGCTATGGGGATTAATCTGGCTGAACTGGCTACTCAGGTGCGCTATGCCTTTTACGGTGCCGAAGCCCAGCGCATACAGAGGGGCGACGAAGAAATTAAAGTGATGGTTCGTTATCCCCGTGACCAGCGTGAGTCAGTTGGCAACTTGCAAGATATGAAGTTGCGTGCGGCGGATGGTTCTGAAATTCCGTTTACTGAGCTGGCAGATATTGAGTTTGCCGAAGGCTACAGCACGATTACTCGTATCGATCGCCAGCGCTCTGTGAATGTACGCGCCAGGGCCGACAAAGACAAAGTAGAACCTTTCCGCGTTGTAAATGAAGTTCGTGAACAAAAAATCCAACCAATTCTGGATAAGTACCCTAGTGTTAACTTCCAACTCCAGGGTGCGACTCAGGATGAAGCTGAAGCAACAGGCTCTCTTGCTCTTGGCGGTTTTTTGGCAATGTTTGCGGTCTACGCACTAATGGCCATTCCGCTGAAGTCCTATAGTCAGCCGCTGATAATTATGTCGGTGATACCCTTTGGTATTATCGGTGCAATTATTGGACACTGGGTTATTGGTATGCCGGTTAGTATTTTGAGCTTGTTTGGTATTATTGCGTTAGCCGGGGTTGTGGTGAACGACAGTCTGGTCATGGTTGATTACGTTAACCGGGCCCGGGAGATGGGAACGGATTTACGTAAGGCGGTGCTGGATGCCGGTTGTCGTCGCTTTCGCGCAATAACCTTAACCTCGTTAACGACTTTCTTCGGTTTGCTTCCGATAGTGCTGGAGAAGAGTCTGCAGGCTAAAATAGTGATACCAATGGCAATATCACTGGCCTTCGGTATTATTTTCGCAACGGTTATTACCTTGTTGTTAATACCTTGTTTGTACTTGATTTTGGCTGATACTAAGCGAGGGATGCGTACCATGCTGTCCTGGTATGGGCTGGCAACGCCGCCTGAACCTAAAGATATGAGTACCAAAGAGGCACTGGAGCACTACTAA
- the astE gene encoding succinylglutamate desuccinylase has translation MNKVFSDFLAWTREHEWGCDESYNLTLSNGTKLSVWDSGVLEVSPASPGHKDVVLSCAVHGNETAPIEICRDIINDIIDEKQTVTHRTLFLIANPASINKGERFVEENMNRLFSGEHGKGSTQNKERERAAKMENYVERFYQSAPEGSRERFHYDLHTAIRDSKREKFAVYPFTHGAPYSRQQLQFLLACGVDTVLLNQAPTTTFSYFSARQFNAHAFTVELGKVRPFGENDRAKFAAAETTLRDLISQTELDFGPFEPEQHYVFKEAQTINRTQPDFELNFADDVANFTSFNKGELLAWDGDKACYAQHDGEHIIFPNAKVALGHRALLTVVRVPTESLDLV, from the coding sequence GTGAATAAGGTATTTTCTGATTTTCTGGCCTGGACTCGTGAACATGAGTGGGGTTGTGACGAGAGTTATAACTTAACATTGAGCAATGGCACAAAACTGTCGGTCTGGGATAGCGGTGTGTTAGAAGTTTCACCGGCTAGCCCGGGACACAAGGATGTTGTGTTATCCTGTGCAGTGCATGGCAATGAAACGGCTCCTATTGAAATATGCCGGGATATCATTAATGACATTATTGATGAAAAGCAGACAGTAACGCACCGAACGCTGTTTTTAATTGCAAATCCGGCCTCAATAAACAAAGGCGAGCGGTTTGTTGAAGAAAATATGAACCGCCTGTTTAGTGGCGAGCATGGTAAAGGCAGTACGCAAAATAAAGAACGCGAGCGTGCAGCAAAGATGGAAAACTATGTAGAGCGCTTCTACCAATCGGCTCCGGAAGGTTCCCGCGAACGTTTTCATTACGACTTACATACTGCCATCCGTGACTCTAAACGCGAGAAATTTGCCGTTTATCCGTTTACTCACGGCGCACCTTACAGTCGCCAACAGCTTCAGTTTTTGCTGGCTTGTGGTGTGGATACGGTATTATTGAACCAGGCACCGACAACGACATTTTCGTATTTTAGCGCACGTCAGTTTAATGCTCATGCATTTACCGTTGAGCTGGGTAAAGTCCGTCCATTTGGCGAAAATGACAGGGCTAAGTTTGCCGCAGCGGAAACCACCTTGCGCGACTTAATTTCGCAAACTGAGCTGGATTTTGGTCCCTTTGAACCAGAACAACACTATGTGTTCAAAGAAGCGCAAACCATTAACCGCACACAACCTGACTTTGAGCTAAACTTTGCGGATGATGTGGCTAACTTCACCTCTTTTAATAAAGGGGAGCTACTGGCCTGGGATGGTGACAAGGCATGTTACGCGCAGCATGATGGTGAACATATTATTTTCCCTAATGCCAAAGTGGCGCTGGGGCACCGGGCGTTATTAACTGTGGTTAGAGTACCCACAGAGTCGCTCGATTTAGTCTGA
- the tilS gene encoding tRNA lysidine(34) synthetase TilS, with translation MMKDGLYDLFCESLESLALKPGQQLVAALGGGADSQTILDLLMRFRQQNPQYQYLAIHLDHSFHPSSADWSSTIEHAAKSYGVKTVFEPLNVPIENRQSKEAAGRESRYRRMAELTEDDAVLLLGQHRNDQIETFFLQLKRGSGPKGLSSMAAIQPWVGSRRLCRPLLSVSKEDILSYAQQQKLTWIEDDTNYDTRIERNFLRHKVVPLLEQRWPQFGNSVLRSAKLCAEQQQVMDELLQEKLYKAQKHKSHFPLSLLSEHSAAMQRALLRVWLQGQEYSLPSYEQLEQIRLQAQSATDDSQMQVQCDGYSVRYFQYALWCDNNTGQLPADCWLAEANVNLGEWGTLSVPDALLTNNNELRLTFSLTSEKLAKPGRQGRKKLKDWLKQAGIPPWLRARRPILELNGKYVWVAGLGWFSYQVIEKTEFDSLQLPEPDWVSSGADSYRQL, from the coding sequence ATGATGAAAGATGGTCTTTACGACCTGTTTTGTGAAAGCTTAGAGTCTCTTGCATTAAAGCCGGGGCAGCAATTAGTTGCTGCCCTTGGTGGCGGGGCTGACTCGCAAACTATCCTCGATTTACTGATGCGCTTTCGTCAGCAGAATCCTCAGTATCAGTATTTAGCCATTCATTTAGATCATAGTTTTCACCCCAGTTCAGCTGACTGGTCGTCGACTATTGAGCATGCTGCTAAGTCCTATGGTGTAAAAACGGTTTTTGAACCGCTTAATGTCCCCATAGAAAACCGCCAAAGCAAAGAGGCCGCAGGGCGTGAAAGCCGTTACCGGAGAATGGCCGAGCTGACTGAGGATGATGCGGTATTGCTGTTAGGGCAACACCGCAATGATCAGATCGAGACCTTTTTTCTGCAATTAAAACGCGGCAGCGGGCCAAAAGGCTTATCCTCAATGGCTGCTATTCAGCCTTGGGTTGGCAGCCGTCGTCTCTGCCGGCCTTTGCTTAGTGTGAGTAAAGAAGACATTTTAAGCTACGCGCAGCAACAGAAATTAACCTGGATTGAAGACGATACGAACTACGATACCCGTATTGAGCGGAATTTTTTGCGGCATAAAGTGGTGCCGTTATTAGAGCAGCGTTGGCCTCAGTTTGGGAATAGCGTGCTGAGGTCAGCAAAACTTTGTGCCGAGCAACAGCAGGTGATGGATGAACTCTTGCAGGAAAAGCTGTATAAGGCGCAGAAGCACAAAAGTCACTTTCCCCTCAGTTTACTGAGTGAGCATTCTGCGGCTATGCAGCGAGCGTTACTGCGAGTCTGGCTGCAAGGACAAGAATACTCATTGCCCAGTTACGAGCAACTGGAGCAAATTCGCTTACAAGCTCAAAGCGCAACAGACGATAGCCAAATGCAGGTTCAGTGTGATGGCTACAGTGTGCGCTACTTTCAATACGCACTATGGTGTGACAACAATACCGGGCAATTACCGGCAGATTGTTGGTTAGCTGAGGCTAATGTCAATTTGGGGGAGTGGGGCACATTAAGCGTGCCAGATGCATTGCTGACGAATAATAATGAGTTGAGATTAACCTTTTCGTTAACCTCAGAAAAACTGGCAAAGCCTGGGCGTCAGGGGCGCAAAAAACTGAAAGACTGGCTGAAGCAGGCGGGAATTCCGCCGTGGTTGAGAGCCAGGCGGCCGATACTTGAGCTGAACGGTAAGTACGTGTGGGTAGCCGGACTTGGCTGGTTCAGCTACCAGGTTATTGAGAAAACAGAATTCGACAGCCTTCAGTTACCTGAGCCAGACTGGGTTAGCTCAGGTGCTGATTCTTACCGGCAACTTTAG